Proteins found in one Microbacterium sp. LWS13-1.2 genomic segment:
- the cysK gene encoding cysteine synthase A translates to MPGIHPDITTAFGETPLVRLNALTEGLGAEVLAKLEFYNPGSSVKDRLGYALVEAAEAAGELQPGGTIVESTSGNTGIALALIGAARGYKVILTMPASMSKERRTLLKAFGADLVLTDPYKGMTEAVDAAKRIVDETPGAILARQFEHEANAAIHRSTTAEEIWRDTDGHVDWFVAGSGTGGTITGVGQLLKERNPAAKIVLVEPKDSPVLTEGRAGGHRIQGIGPNFVPDVLDRSVVDEIFDVEFDDAIRVARELATREGILAGMSAGAAVWAALQIAARPDAAGQRIVVIVPDSGERYLSTALYAHLRDPEEESK, encoded by the coding sequence GTGCCCGGCATCCATCCCGACATCACCACCGCATTCGGTGAGACCCCGCTCGTGCGCCTCAACGCGCTCACGGAGGGTCTCGGCGCGGAGGTGCTCGCCAAGCTGGAGTTCTACAACCCCGGCTCGTCGGTCAAGGACCGTCTCGGCTACGCCCTCGTCGAGGCCGCGGAGGCGGCGGGAGAACTGCAGCCGGGGGGGACGATCGTCGAGTCCACCAGCGGCAACACCGGCATCGCGCTGGCTCTCATCGGCGCCGCCCGCGGCTACAAGGTCATCCTCACGATGCCCGCGTCCATGTCGAAGGAGCGTCGGACGCTCCTGAAGGCATTCGGCGCCGATCTCGTGCTGACCGATCCGTACAAGGGCATGACCGAGGCGGTCGACGCCGCCAAGCGCATCGTCGACGAGACGCCGGGAGCGATCCTCGCCCGCCAGTTCGAGCACGAGGCGAACGCCGCGATCCACCGCAGCACCACGGCCGAGGAGATCTGGCGCGACACCGACGGTCACGTCGACTGGTTCGTCGCGGGTTCGGGCACGGGCGGCACGATCACCGGCGTCGGTCAGTTGCTCAAGGAGCGCAACCCCGCCGCGAAGATCGTCCTGGTCGAGCCGAAGGACTCCCCCGTGCTCACCGAGGGCCGCGCGGGCGGCCACCGCATCCAGGGCATCGGCCCGAACTTCGTGCCCGACGTGCTCGACCGCTCGGTCGTCGACGAGATCTTCGACGTCGAGTTCGACGACGCGATCCGCGTCGCGCGCGAGCTCGCTACCCGCGAGGGCATCCTCGCCGGGATGTCGGCGGGCGCCGCGGTGTGGGCGGCGCTGCAGATCGCGGCGCGCCCGGACGCGGCCGGTCAGCGCATCGTCGTGATCGTGCCCGATTCGGGCGAGCGCTACCTGTCGACCGCACTGTATGCGCACCTGCGCGACCCCGAGGAGGAGTCGAAATGA
- the cysK gene encoding cysteine synthase A: protein MTGIHPDITSAFGNTPLVRLNRVAEGVGGNVLAKLEFYNPASSVKDRLGIAIVDAAEASGQLQPGGTIVEATSGNTGIALAMVGAARGYRVVLAMPSSMSIERRLLLKGYGAELVLTDPAGGMKGAVAKAEELVAEIPGAVLARQFENEANPEIHRKTTAEEILRDTDGQIDYFVAGIGTGGTITGVGQVLKERVPGAKVVAVEPADSPLLTKGTPGPHKIQGIGPNFVPEILDQSVIDEVIDVEFPDAISTARAVGEKDGILVGISSGAAIWAALQVAARPEAEGKNIVVIVPSFGERYLSTALFEDLRED from the coding sequence ATGACCGGCATTCATCCCGATATCACCTCCGCCTTCGGCAACACGCCGCTCGTGCGCCTGAACCGCGTCGCGGAGGGTGTGGGCGGGAATGTGCTGGCGAAGCTCGAGTTCTACAACCCGGCTTCCAGCGTGAAGGACCGGCTCGGCATCGCCATCGTCGACGCCGCCGAGGCATCCGGTCAGCTGCAGCCCGGCGGCACGATCGTCGAGGCCACCAGCGGCAACACCGGCATCGCGCTCGCGATGGTCGGCGCCGCCCGCGGCTACCGCGTCGTGCTCGCCATGCCCTCGTCGATGTCGATCGAGCGCCGGCTGCTCCTCAAGGGCTACGGCGCAGAGCTCGTACTCACCGACCCCGCCGGCGGCATGAAGGGCGCCGTCGCGAAGGCCGAGGAGCTCGTCGCCGAGATCCCGGGCGCCGTGCTCGCGCGTCAGTTCGAGAACGAGGCGAACCCCGAGATCCACCGCAAGACCACCGCCGAGGAGATCCTCCGCGACACCGACGGCCAGATCGACTACTTCGTCGCCGGCATCGGCACGGGCGGCACGATCACCGGCGTCGGCCAGGTGCTCAAGGAGCGCGTGCCCGGAGCCAAGGTCGTCGCCGTCGAGCCGGCCGATTCCCCGCTGCTGACCAAGGGCACGCCCGGGCCGCACAAGATCCAGGGCATCGGGCCGAACTTCGTCCCCGAGATCCTCGACCAGAGCGTGATCGACGAGGTCATCGACGTCGAGTTCCCCGACGCCATCTCGACCGCGCGTGCGGTGGGCGAGAAGGACGGCATCCTGGTCGGCATCTCGTCGGGCGCCGCCATCTGGGCCGCCCTGCAGGTCGCCGCCCGTCCCGAGGCGGAGGGCAAGAACATCGTCGTGATCGTCCCGTCGTTCGGCGAGCGCTACCTGTCGACCGCGCTGTTCGAGGATCTGCGCGAAGATTGA
- the prmC gene encoding peptide chain release factor N(5)-glutamine methyltransferase — MASRDDSPFLSDALARATARLAAAGIADPAVDAELLAAFVLDVGRGEVQAAAFRGDAIAALDERRLDELVARRATREPLQHITGSAPFRHLELRVGPGVFVPRPETEMVAQLAIDALWVAASPSPIAVDLGTGSGAIALAMATEVPHARVFAAENSVDAYVWTKENFAQVGADNAALAFIDLAHAFPELDGTVSVVASNPPYVPDAAIPRDPEVRFFDPPAALYGGEDGLDVIRVLSRVGLRLAHPGGTIVIEHGEWQGEAIRGILAADGWRATATHPDLTMRDRATTALRP, encoded by the coding sequence ATGGCTTCTCGCGACGATTCCCCCTTCCTCTCCGACGCGCTCGCGCGCGCGACCGCACGCCTGGCCGCCGCCGGCATCGCCGACCCCGCCGTCGACGCGGAGCTGCTGGCCGCCTTCGTCCTCGACGTCGGTCGTGGGGAAGTGCAGGCCGCCGCCTTCCGCGGCGACGCGATCGCCGCGCTGGACGAGCGCCGGCTCGACGAACTGGTCGCGCGTCGCGCCACGCGCGAGCCGCTGCAGCACATCACCGGCTCCGCACCCTTCCGCCACCTCGAGCTGCGTGTCGGCCCCGGCGTCTTCGTGCCGCGCCCCGAGACCGAGATGGTCGCGCAGCTGGCCATCGACGCGCTGTGGGTCGCGGCATCCCCGTCCCCGATCGCCGTCGATCTCGGCACCGGCAGCGGTGCGATCGCGCTCGCGATGGCGACCGAGGTGCCGCACGCGCGGGTGTTCGCCGCCGAGAACTCTGTCGACGCGTACGTGTGGACGAAGGAGAACTTCGCGCAGGTCGGCGCCGACAACGCCGCGCTCGCGTTCATCGACCTCGCCCATGCCTTCCCCGAGCTGGACGGAACCGTCTCGGTCGTGGCATCCAACCCGCCGTACGTTCCGGATGCCGCCATCCCGCGCGACCCGGAGGTGCGGTTCTTCGACCCGCCGGCCGCGCTCTACGGGGGAGAGGACGGCCTCGACGTCATCCGCGTGCTCAGCCGCGTGGGCCTGCGCCTCGCACACCCGGGCGGCACGATCGTGATCGAACACGGCGAATGGCAGGGCGAAGCGATCCGCGGGATCCTCGCCGCAGACGGTTGGCGCGCGACCGCGACGCACCCCGATCTGACGATGCGCGACCGCGCCACGACGGCCCTGCGCCCCTGA
- a CDS encoding L-threonylcarbamoyladenylate synthase → MSPIFDCRDEAQLLTGMRQARQAIARGELVVIPTDTVYGVAADAFDHQAVARLLAAKGRGRQSPPPVLVAGATTLRALVAEVPEPIERLVEEFWPGGLTIVLPAQPSLSWDLGETRGTVAVRMPAHRIALELLEETGPLAVSSANLTGMAAGITAEDAQGMLQDSVAVYLGDGPSKTGIPSTIIDATSLIGGEEPRVKVLREGAVSRAQLRDVLGDLLEPDPGSDEEDIPASEPGFGDASGTDAAGAGTPEAPEPGSS, encoded by the coding sequence ATGTCCCCCATCTTCGACTGCCGTGACGAGGCGCAGCTGCTCACCGGCATGCGCCAGGCGCGCCAGGCCATCGCCCGCGGCGAGCTCGTCGTCATCCCCACCGACACCGTATACGGCGTCGCCGCCGACGCCTTCGACCATCAGGCCGTCGCGCGCCTCCTGGCTGCCAAGGGACGCGGGCGCCAGTCGCCGCCGCCCGTGCTGGTCGCCGGTGCCACGACGCTCCGCGCGCTCGTGGCCGAGGTGCCCGAGCCGATCGAGCGCCTCGTCGAGGAGTTCTGGCCGGGGGGCCTCACCATCGTGCTTCCCGCGCAGCCGTCGCTGTCGTGGGACCTGGGCGAGACGCGCGGCACCGTCGCGGTGCGCATGCCCGCCCACCGCATCGCCCTCGAGCTCCTGGAGGAGACCGGGCCACTCGCCGTGTCGAGCGCCAACCTCACCGGGATGGCCGCCGGGATCACCGCCGAGGACGCGCAGGGGATGCTGCAGGACAGCGTCGCCGTCTACCTCGGTGACGGACCCTCCAAGACCGGCATTCCGTCGACCATCATCGACGCCACGAGCCTGATCGGCGGCGAGGAGCCGCGGGTGAAAGTCCTCCGCGAGGGCGCGGTGAGCCGCGCGCAGCTGCGCGACGTGCTCGGCGACCTCCTCGAGCCCGATCCGGGCTCCGACGAGGAGGACATCCCGGCCTCCGAGCCCGGCTTCGGTGACGCCTCGGGAACCGACGCGGCCGGCGCGGGCACGCCTGAGGCGCCGGAGCCCGGCAGCTCGTGA